One region of Triticum aestivum cultivar Chinese Spring chromosome 6B, IWGSC CS RefSeq v2.1, whole genome shotgun sequence genomic DNA includes:
- the LOC123133755 gene encoding glycine-rich cell wall structural protein — MASTKALFVLAVLLASAVLLAAAASEQTHDKEGKVATNGAGVQDGWGGGGRGGGYPGRGGGGYGPCGRWGCCRRGYHGDCIRCCRAANDVPEAMDRTEVHN, encoded by the exons ATGGCGTCCACCAAGGCTCTCTTCGTGCTCGCCGTTCTCCTCGCGTCGgccgtcctcctcgccgccgcggccTCCGAGCAAACTC ATGACAAGGAGGGGAAGGTGGCCACCAACGGTGCCGGCGTCCAGGACGGCTGgggtggcggcggccgcggcggagggtacccgggccgcgggggcggcggctacggGCCCTGCGGCCGGTGGGGCTGCTGCCGCCGTGGGTACCACGGCGACTGCATCCGATGCTGCAGGGCCGCCAACGACGTCCCGGAGGCCATGGACCGCACTGAGGTGCACAACTAG